GGGCCGCTCGAGAAGGTCGGCATGCTCAAGATGGACATGCTCGGCCTCAAGACCCTCACCGTGATCCACGACGCGGTAGCCATGGTGCGGGAGCGGCACGGCGTCGCCCTCGACATGGACACGCTCGACCTCGAGGACGCGGGGGTCTACAAGCTGCTCCGCCAGGGCCGCACCGCCGGCGTCTTCCAGTTCGAGTCGCCGCTGGCCACCGAGACCCTGCGCAACATGAAGTGCGACCGGTTCGACGACCTGGTCGCCTCCAACGCGCTGCTCCGCCCCGGCCCGCTCGACACCGGGATGCACCTGGTGTTCATCAAGCGGAAGCTCGGGCAGGAGCCGGTGAGCTACCCGCACCCGAGCCTCAAGGACGTCCTCGAGCCCACCTACGGCGTCATCACCTACCAGGAACAGGTGATGCGGATCGCGAACGTGCTGGCGGGCTTCAGCCTCGCCGAGGCCGACGTGCTCCGGAAGGCGGTGGGCAAGAAGGACGCGGAACTCATCCGCAAGGAGCTGGGCACCTTCGTGGAGCGCGCGGTGGCCCTCGGCCACCCCCGCAAGCTGGCCGAGGACCTGGCCCACCAGATCGAGACCTTCGGCCGGTACGGGTTCAACAAGTCGCACTCGGTGGCGTACTCGGTGCTGAGCTACCAGACCGCCTGGCTCAAGACCTACTACCCCGCCGAGTTCATGGCTGCGCTGCTGTCGTCGGAAATCGGCAGCACCGACAAGGTGGTGCAGTACATCAACGAGGCCCGCGAGCTCGGTCTCGAGGTGCTGCCGCCCGACGTCAACGAGTCGGGGTTCAAGTTCACCGTCATCGGCGAGCGACGCATCCGCTTCGGGCTCGGGGCGGTGCGGAACGTGGGGCGCGGCGCCATCGAGTCCATCATCGCCGGCCGGCAGGCGGCGCCCTACACCACGCTGCCCGACTTCGCCCAGCGGGTGGACCTGCGGCTGTGCAACAAGCGGGTGCTGGAGTCGCTGATCGCCGCCGGCGCCATGGACGGGATGGGCGGCCACCGGGCCCAACTCACCCACGCGCTGGACGAGGCGCTCCGCGAGGCGCAGCTGCTCCAGCAGGAGAAGGAGGCGGGGCAGGCCTCCCTGTTCGGCGATGCGCCCGAACAGGCCCCCCGCCCCACCAGCGGCGTGCTCGCCGACCTCCCCGCCTGGACCGAGCAGGAACGCCTGGCCCGGGAAAAGGAAGTCATCGGCTTCTTCATCTCCGGCCACCCGCTGGAGCGGTTCCGGGCGGAGGTGGAAGTCTTCGGCTCCCGCACCACCGCCACGCTGCACGAATGGAGCGAGCACCAGGTGACGCTGGCGGCCGTGATCACCCAGGCCAAGCGGCAGATCTCCAAGAAGACCGGCAAGGAATACGCGCGGCTCATCCTGGAGGACTTCCATGGAACCGCCGAGGCCATCGTCTTCCCCGACGCCTGGGCCAAGCTCAACTCGGTGATCAAGGAGGACCTGGCGGTGCTGCTGACCGGCGGGTACAGCGCCCGGGACCGGGGCGAGGACCGGGCGCCGTTCGTCATCGAGGCGGCCCGGCCGCTCGAGGACCTCAAGGGCTCCGGCGCGCTGGGCCTGGCGCTGCGCTGGAAGCTGCCCGAGGCGCCCGCGCCCGACCTGCTGCAGCAGGCGGTGGCCCTCTGCACCCGGCACCCGGGGCCAGTCCCGCTCTATATTGAATGGAGCGACGGCAACGGCGAGCGGCTGCGGGCGCGCTCCCGGCGGGTGCGGGTCACCGCGGAAGAAGAACTGGTGTCGGGCCTCCGGCGGCTGCTCGGGCCCGAGGCCGTGGCGTTCGTCAAGGCTGGCTGAGGAGCCCTCATGGCATCGAACTACTCGCTGGATTTCGAGAAGCCGCTGCAGGAGCTGGAGCGGCAGATCGAGGACCTGCAGAAGCTGGGTGAGGAGCGACAGATCGACGTCTCCGAGGAGGCGCGGCTGCTCCAGGTCCGGCTCAACACGCTCCGGTCGGAGATCTACCACAACCTCTCCCCCATCCAGCGGGTGCAGGTGGCGCGCCATCCGCGCCGCCCCTACACGCTCGACTACCTGAGCACGATCTTCACCGACTTCATCGAGCTCCACGGCGACCGGCTCTTCCGCGACGACCCCGCGATCGTCGGCGGCTGGGCCCGCCTGGCCGGCACCTCGGTCATGGTCATCGGGCACCAGAAGGGCCGCGACACGAAGGAGAACCTCAAGCGCAACTTCGGCATGGCCCACCCCGAGGGCTACCGCAAGGCGCTGCGCCTGATGAAGCTGGCGGCCAAGTTCGGGGCGCCGGTCGTGACGCTGATCGACACCCCCGGCGCCTACCCTGGACTGGGCGCTGAGGAGCGGGGCCAGTCGGAGGCCCTCGCGCGGAACATCCTCGAGATGGCCGCCCTCCCCACCCCGATCGTCGCCGTGGTGATCGGCGAGGGGGGCTCCGGCGGCGCCCTCGCGCTCGGCACCGCCGACCGGATCCTCATGTTCGAGAACTCGGTCTACTCGGTGATCTCCCCCGAGGGCTGCGCCGCCATCCTGTGGAAGGATGCCAGCCAGCGCGAGCGCGCGGCCGATGCCCTCAAGATCACCGCGCAGGACCTGCTCAAGTCCAAGCTGGTGGACGAGATCATCCCCGAGCCGATCGGCGGCGCCCACCTCGACCCCGAGGCCACCGGCGAGGCGCTGCGCGAGGTGCTGATCCGCCACGTGAACGAGCTGCGCAAGGTCCGCCCGGAGAAGCTGGTCCGCCGCCGCGCCGACAAGTTCGCGGCGATGGGCGCGTACTCCGAGGCGTGATGCCGCAGACCATCGAGGTCCGTTTCAAGGGGATCCGCCGGGACTTCTTCCTGTGGCCCGACGCCCATGATCCGCTCCGCCTGAGCGAGGCGGTGATCGTGCAGGCGGAGCGGGGCCTGGATTTCGGACGGGTCCACACCGCCGGCGCGGCGGCCGAAGCCAAGTGCGGCACCAGCTGCGGCGGCTGCGACCGCGGCACCGCGGACAAGACCCCGCTCGTCGCGACCGGCGAGGCCGGCGAGGCCTTCCCCGGCGCCGACCCGGTTCCCTCCGAGGCACCGGAACCCGCCGAGCCCGCCGAGCCCGCCGAGCCGCCAAGCCGCCGAGCCGCCGAGTCGTCCACCCTCCGCCCCGTCCTCCGCCGCGCCAATCCGGACGAGATCCGTGCCGCCGACGATCTCCGTCGCCAGGAGGAGGAGGCCCGGCGGCAGGTGGCCGAGAAGATCCGGCACCACAAGCTGGAGATGAAGGCGAGCGACCTCGAGTGGCAGTGGGACCGCAGCAAGCTCACCGTGTTCTTCACCGCCGAGAAGCGGGTGGACTTCCGCGCCCTGGTGCGGGACCTCGCCGGCATCTTCCGCACCCGCATCGAGCTGCGCCAGATCGGCGTCCGCGATGAAGCCGCGCGCCTGGGTGGCGTGGGCCGCTGCGGCCGCGAGTACTGCTGCTCCACCTGGCTCGGCGAGTTGAGCCCGGTGAGCCTGGCCCTCGCCAAGGACCAGCACCTCTCGCTCAACCCCACCCAGATCTCCGGCGGCTGCGGCCGCCTGCTCTGCTGCCTCAAGTACGAGCACGAGTTCTACGTGGCGGCGCGCAAGCGCTTCCCGCGCGAGGGCAAGGCGATCGCCACGGCCCGCGGCCGGGAGAAGGTCATCGCCGTGGACATCTTCCGCGAGCGGGTGTTCCTCCGCCACGACGAGCAGGGCTCCCGCATCATCCCGCTGCTGCAGCTGCGCGAGGAGATGGAAACCGCGCCCTCGCTCGAGGCCCTGGCCGCGCAGCCCGCGCCACCGCCACCCCGCCGAGAGGCGCGGGAACGCCCCGGCGCGCCCTCCGGACCCCGGCCCGAGCGTCCCCGCGGCGAGCCGCGGCCGCCGGCCCCGGAAGGGCGGCGGGAGCGGCCACCGGAGCGCCCGTCGGAGCGCCCACCGGAGCGCGGTGCCGGTCGCCCCGAGCGCCGCCCCGGCCGCGAGGCCCCTGGACGACCGCCCCGCGGTGATCGCCCCGCCACGCCCCCGGCCCCGCGGCCGCCGACGGCGCCCGCACCGGCGCCGGCTCAGCCCCAGGCCGACCCCGCCGCGGGCGGACCCGGCGACCAGCCGCGCAAGTCCCGCCGCCGCCGCCGCGGCCGGCGAGGCGGGCGCGGCCCCGCCGGCGAGAGCGCCGGTCCCTCTACCCCGCCCGAGGCCTGAGTGGCGCGCTTCTTCATTACCACCGCCATCGACTACGCCAACGGCGATCCCCACATGGGGCACGCCTTCGAGAAGATCGGCGCCGACGCCATCGCCCGGTACCGCCGACTCCGCGGCGACGAGGTCTGGTTCCTCATCGGCATGGACGAGCACGGCCAGAAGGTGGCGCAGGTGGCCCAGGACCGGGGCGTGTCCCCCCAGGCGCTCACGGACGAGATCGCCGCCACCTTCCTCGCCACCTGGCGCGACCTCGGCATCTCCAACGACCAGTTCATCCGCACCACCGCCGCCGAGCACAAGGCCGGGGTGACCGACCTGATCGAGCGGATCTTCGCCCGCAACCCGGACGACTTCTACGAGCGCCGCTACCGGGGGCGCTACTGTGTCGGCTGCGAGGCCTTCAAGACCGACGCCGACATCGTCGACGGCAAGTGCGTGCTGCACCCCACGCGCGTCCTCGAGGACGTCGAGGAACGGAACTGGTTCTTCCGGCTGAGCCGCTACCAGGGCTTCCTCGAGGACCTGCTCGAGCGGAACCCCGACTTCGTGCAGCCCGAGATCCGGCGTAACGAGATCCTGGGCCTGCTGCGCCAGGGCCTGGAGGACGTCTCCGCGAGCCGCAGCCGCGTGACCTGGGGTGTCCCCTTCCCCCGCCCCACCACCGATGGTGAGGCGCAGACCACCTACGTCTGGTTTGACGCGCTTCCCAACTACTGGACCGCCTCGCGCTTCAGTGGCTCGGGCGCCAGCTGGCCGGCCCAGCTCCACGTCGTCGGCAAGGACATCACCCGGTTTCACTGCGTGATCTGGCCGGCCATGCTGCACGCGGCCGGCGAGGCGCTGCCGGACCGGGTGTGGGCCCACGGGTTCATCTACTTCGGCGGCGACCGGCTCTCCAAGAGCGCCGGGGTGCGCCTCGACCTGCGCGACGCGATCACCCGGCACGGCCCCGATGCCCTGCGCTACTTCCTGCTGCGCGAGGTCGGGTTTGCCAACGATGGCAGCTTCACCTGGGAGCGCTTCGATGAGCGCTACACCTCCGACCTGGCCGATGGCCTCGGCAACCTCGCGAGCCGCACCCTGGCCATGATCGAGAAGTACCGCGGCGGCCGGGTCCCGGCCGGGGAGTCCACCAGCCTCGATGCCGCGGGAGCGGAGGCGGTCGCCCAGTACCGCGCCGCCATGGACGCCCTGGACCTCCGGGGCGGGGCCGAGGCCGCCTGGGAGCTGGTCACCGCAGCCAACCAGTACATCGTGCAGACTGCCCCATGGGCCCTGGCCAAGCAGGGGAAGGACGGGGAACTCGACGATGCCCTCCATGCCCTGGCCGGCTGCCTGCTCCGCCTGGCCGTCCTGGTCTTCCCGTTCATGCCCGCCAAGGCCGGGGAGCTCTGGGGCTACCTCGGGCAATCCGCGTCGCCTGCGGCATCCTGGGCGCAGGCTGAGGCACCGCAGGGAGTTGGCGCCCAGGTACGCAAGCCTGAAGGACTCTTTCCCCGGCCTGCCCCTACAACTCCTTGACAGTCAAGGAGTTGTACGTGACAAATCTCACTTGACGGCCCCGGTACCCAGGGGCATGTTATCCCGCCCTCGCCCGGCCCATCGGCCGGGCCCCCCATTCAGGCACGGGACTTTCATACCGACGGGGTATCCCGTCGATAATGGGTGTCAGTATGCCGCCACGGAAATGGACGCTGGTTGTCGTGCCGCCGGGCTCCGGCGCCTCGAGAATGATCGAGGTGTCGCAGCGCGTGCTGAAGGCCGCGACCGGCATCGCCACCGTGGTAGCCCTCCTGGCGCTGCTGCTGGGCTACGGCGCGGTCTCGCGGTCGGTGGACCTGCGGCGCAGCGCGGAGCTGGAGCGGCAGAACGCCGCCCTGGCCGAGGAACTCACCCACCTGCATGGTGAGCTCTCGACCCTGAGCGACACCCTCCGCACCATCGCCGAACGCGACGCGCGCATCCGCCTGCTCGCCAATCTCGAGCCCAACGACCCCGGGGTGCAACTGGCCGGCATCGGCGGCCCGCGCGGCCGCGACTCCGCCGGCAAGTGGCAGGACCGCTACGGGACGCTGGGACGCCGCGCCGCGGAGGTCCGGGTGGACCTGGGTGCGCTGATCCGGCGCGCCAACCTGCTGGCCGCCTCCTTCGATGAGGCGAGCGATTCGCTGGCCCACCATCGCGACCGGCTGGCCGCCATGCCGTCGATCATGCCGACGGCGGGCTGGCTCTCCAGCGCCTTCACGTCGATGCGCGAGCATCCGATCCTGCACATCGCCCGGCCGCACGAGGGCATCGACGTCACCGCCCCGATGGGCGCGCCGATCCAGGCGCCCGCCGGCGGCACCGTGGTCTCCGCGGGCTGGGTGAGCGGTTACGGCAACGTGATCGAGGTGGACCACGGCTACGGCATCGTGACCCGCTTTGCGCACTGCTCCAAGCTCCTCGCGCAGCGCGGCCAGCGGGTCAAGCGCAACCAGGTCATCGCCGAGGTGGGCAACACCGGCCTCGCCACCGGCCCGCACCTGCACTACGAGGTGCACGTCAATGGCAAGCCGGTCGACCCGCTCCGCTACGTGCTCCCCGACGTCGTGGTCGACTGACCGCCACGCGTCCCCGGCATGCCAACGCGGGGTCCGGCCATCGGCCGGACCCCGCGTCGCGTCGGGCGCCCGGCGGGTCAGTCCTCGTGCACCCCGAACAGCGCCACCGGCGGCTGCGAGAGCAGTTCCCGCGCCGGCAGGAAGGCCCCGAGCACCGCCACCCCCAGCAGCAGGGTGGCCACCGGCAGCAGCAGCCCCGCCTCCCAGCCCCCCAGCCCGGGCAGCCAGAGCCGGAAGGCCTCCCAGAAGAGCGGTCCCAGCCAGGCACCGAGCAGCACGCCCCCGAGCCCCGCGCCGGCGGCCCGGCGCAGCAGGAGGGCCAGCACCCGCCGCCGTCGCGCCCCCACCGCGCGCCACACCGCGATCTCGCCGGAGAGTGACAGCACCCAGAGCCGGATGAGCGCAAAGGTGCCCACCGTGGCCAGGAGGAGCATGGCCACGCCCAGCCCGGAAAACACCGGCCCGAACCAGCGCAATGGCGCCTGCTCCGCCGCCAGCAGGGCGGCCACCGGCTGCGCCGCGCCGGCCAGCTGCAGCCCCGGGATCGGGGCGAGCGCGGCACGGATGGCGTCATCGAGGCCGGCGGCGTCAGGGACCACCAGGTCGACCGCCTGCGGAGGGTGCTGGAGGATGCTCAGGTACACGGCGTAGTCGGGGCGCTGGCGTGCGCCGAGGCCGCGGGGCGGCGGGTCATCGGCCACCCCGATGACGCGGTACCAGCGGTCGCGGTCGTCGCCCACCATCACGGCCTTGCCCAGCGCCGAGCCGAGGAACTGTTCCCGCGCGAACGCCGCGTTGACGATCGCCACCGGCTCGGCGGCATAGCGATCGGCGGCCGTGAACGCCCGTCCCTCCACCAGCCGCACCCCCATCGCGTCGAAGCTGTCGGCGCTCACGTAGTAGTGCGCTGCCGGCCTGGGCCGGAACCGGTGCGGCCAGCAAGGGCCGCAATCGGCGCGCGCGATGCTCGCCGCCGCGAGCCCGAACAGGGCCCCGGGCTGCACCAGGCTCGGCGCGGTGACGCCCGGGGTCGCGGCCAGGCGGGTCAGCACCGAGTCGAGCGCCGCCCCGCGCCGCGCCAAGTCGCCAGAGGTCATGGTCAGCCGGTAGACCCGGGTCTCCGGGGCGTCGGTGCCGCCCCGGGCCATGAGCGACCGCATGTGGCGGGTCAGGAGCAGGCCGGTGGCGAGCGTGGCCAGGGAGAGACCCAGCAGGAGCGACGGGATCCGGAGCGCGATGCCCGAGTCGGCGGGTTCGGTGATTTCCGGCCGCCGGGCAAAGAAGAGCGGAAAGAGCGCGCCCAGGACGATCAGCGCGAGGGGGACCGCGGCGAACACCGCCGCGGGCAGGAACCCGCCGGCCACCGTCTGCTCGGGCCACGCGGCGACCAGCCGGCGGGCGAGGAGCACCCCGGGCGGCAGGCCCACGGCGACGCCCACCGCGGCGATCGCGGCGCCCTCGAGGAGGAAGCCCCCCAGGAGCATCCGGCGCGAGGCCCCGACGGCGCGCCGGACCGCCACCTCCCGCTCGCGCTGGGCCATCCGGGCCGCCGCCAGGGCGATGAGCGCCAGGGCCGCGACCCCGACCACCAGGCCGGCCGCTCCGAACAGCGCCCCGAACAACCCGTCCACCGCCTGCTGGCGCAGCGCGTTCGGCGGGGTGACCGGGGAGTTCCAGGCCAGGCCCTCGAGCGGCGCCCGGGACGGGTCGACCACCAGCCGGCCCCGGGCCAGCGCCACCGGGAGCCCCGCCCCGAGCGCGACCGCCAGCGCCGCGGCCAGCAGCAGCGCGGTGCGGCGGTAGGCCCGGAGCAGGGCCAGCGCGGTGGCGCCCACCGCTCAGTTCCCGAAGTTCACGGGCGGCGGCGCGTCGGTGCCGTCCTTGGCCTCGAAGTAGGGCTTGGGGCCGCTGGCGCCGAACAGCTTGGCGGTGAGGTTGTAGGGGAAGGAGCGGATGAAGCTGTTGTAGCCGTTCACCGCGTCGTTGTAATCCTGCCGCGCGGTGGCGATCCGGTTCTCCGTCCCGGTCAGCTCGTCCTGCAGGGCGCGGAAGTTGGCGTCCGCCTTGAGCTGGGGGTAGGACTCCACGATCGCCAGCAGCCGGCCCAGCGGCGCGTTCATGGCCTGGTTGGCGGCCGCCATGTCCTCGAGGTTGCCGCCCTGCAGCGAGGTGTTGAGCCGCGCCCGGGCGTTGGCCACCTCGGTGAAGATCGACTCCTCGTGCTGGGCGTAGCCCTTCACGGTGGCGACGAGGTTGGGGATGAGGTCCGCACGGCGTTGCAGCTGGGCCTGGATCTGCCCCTGCGCCTTGCCCACCGATTCATCCATGGTCTGGATCCGGTTGTACCCGCACCCACTCGCGGTGAGGGCGAGGGCCCCGATGAGGAGCACCCGAAGCGACCGCGTCATTGGCGTTCTCCGATCTGAAAGTGGTCCACGAAACCCGCCGCCGTCTCCACGGCGGCGAGGTACCCGCGAAGATCCTCCGGGCTGCATGCCCAGCCCTCCTGCCCCCGGCGGGTGACGATGCGCGCCACCGCCGGCCCCGCGAAGCCCGCCACCCGGCCCGCCTGGTTCACCAGCTCCACCGGATCGCCCGGCGGGGTCTGGCCGGCGAGCACCAGCAGCCCGCGACAGAGCAGCAGGATCGCCGGGATGCTCTGCCGCACCACGTCGCCGAGGGCCGGCGCGTCATCCCCCAGGAGCGCGTACACCTGCCGTAGCCGCAGCAGCTTGCCCCGGAACTCGCGCTCCAGCGCCTGGCGCAGGTCCGCCGGGCGCACCTCCAGGCCGGCCAGCGGATCGGTGCCCCGGAGCACCCGGTAGCCGGTGCGCATCTCGGCGATCTCGAGAGGGTAGGCGTCGGCCGCGCGGCCCCACTCCGCCCCGGTGAGCAGCAGCGGTACCGAGCGGGCCTCGACCTTCCACCAGCGGAGCAGCGGCCGGAGCGCCTCGAGGGTGGCGGTGGGAAGCGCCGGCAGCACCAGCAGGAGGTTCACGTCGGAGAAGCCCGGGACGTGCTGGCCGCGCGCGGCGGACCCGTGCAGCACCACGCTCGCGTCGTCGAGTCCCAGCCGGTCGAAGTCGGCGAGGAACCGGTCGAGGAGAGGCTGTACCTGCGTCATCTAGAAGCTCCTTCCGGCGCCGCCGCCGCTGAACCCGCCCCCGCCCCCGAATCCCCCGAACCCGCCGCCACCCCCGCCACCGAAGCCGCCCCCGCCACCCCAGCCCCCACCCCAGCTGCCGCCACCGCCGCCCCAGCCGATGCTGGTGCCGCCGTAGCGCGGGCGCCGCCCCCCGCGGCCCCCGCGGCCCCCGCCGCTGTTCTGGGCGATGATCGTGAGCACCACGATGATCACGATGACGACCAGGATCCCCGCGAAGGGGCTCTCGGCCTCGCCGCCATTGCCGCCCCGGAAGGGATCGGCGTTCACCAGGGCGGAGTCCGAGACCCCGAACCCCTTGGCCACGGTGGCCGCGATGGCCCGCGCGCCGAGCGCGAGCGCCGGGCCATACTGCTCCTGCTGCAGCGCCGGCACCATGAGGTCGGTGATCCGCCCGGCGATGGCGTCGGTGATGATGCCCTCGATGCCGCGCCCCGTGGCGATCCACAGCCGGCCGGTGCCCGGCTGGTGGTTCTGCTGCGGCACCAGCAGCAGCACGATCCCGGCGTTCTTGGCCGAGTCGCCCGCCTCGCCCTGGGCGCCGACGCCCCAGCTCCGCCCGATGGCCAGCGCCACGTCGGACGGCGCCGCGTCCCCGATCGTCGGCAGGGTCACCACCGCCAGCTCGGCCCCCGTGGCCGAGCGCAGCCGCTCCGCCCAGTCCGCGATCTCCACGGCCTCCCCGCCCCCCACGATCCCGGCCACGTCGGTGAGGTAGCCGGCGGGGCGGGCGGGAAACAGCGCGGCGAGCCGCTCGCCCTGTGCGGCAAGCAGCGCCGGGACGAGTTGTAGGAGCCCGAGCAGGCAGGTAGCTTTCCGCGTCCATTGCCGGAGTGCGCCGCCCGTGTCCCCTCGTGCGATTGTCCTGCTCCTCGGCCTGGCCGCCTGCGGCGGCCGCGAGGTCCAGCTCGAAGTGGCCATTCCCGGTCCTGATTCCGTGGACGCCCCCGTGGCGCACCTGGGATTCGTGGCCCTGCCGTACGATCGTGACAGCGTGCTCGCCCTCCTTGAAGCGGCCCACCCGCGGCCGAGCGCGATTACGCGCCAGCTCGACAGCCTGTTTCAGCTCTACCGCGCCCCGTTCATGACCTACGCCAGCGCCGCCTACCACGCGCAGCGTGAGCAGGCGCGGCTGGCCCAGCTCAAGGCCCGGCTCGATACCCTGTCGCGCGAGGGTCCCGCCTACGACTCGCTCTACCGCGCCTTCGCGGCCGGCTCCGACAGCCTGGCCCCGCTGCTCCGCCGCCGGGACGCCGCCCAGCAGAAGCTCGCGGTGGCCCGCAACGACTACGGCCCCGCTATCGACAGCTTGCGCGGCCAGATGGGCCGCTGGAAAGATAGCGCCTACCGGGCGTACGACAGCCTCACCAAGTCGCTCGGCACCGGCCTGGGCCGCGAGCCCTTCGGCGACAGCACCGGCGCCGACGGCCGGGCCACGCTGCGCCTCTCCAGCGGCGACTGGTGGGTCTACGCCCGCTCCTGGGATACCTGGGACCCCAACAGCGAGTGGTACTGGAATGTGAAGGTCACCGGGGAGCGCCTGGTGCTCGATCGCGCCAGCGGCCGGCGGGTACCGCGGTACTAGGCGGCTCGGCGGCTCGGCGGCTCGGCGGCTCGGCGGCTCGGAACTACAGCAAGGGAGAACCCGTGGGCGTCTCGCGCAAGTCCATCACCCTCACCGCCTGCGCCGTGGGACTGGCCACCGTCCTCGGCTGGCAGGCGTGGACCGGGGCGCCCGGCGCCCGGCCCGCCGCCTACCGCCAGGGGGATCCGCTGATCACCCAGCGGACCCGCGGCGCGGCCAGCGCGCCCATCACCATCTACGAACTCTCCGACTTCCAGTGCCCCTTCTGCCGCCGGCAGGCGGTGGAGACCTTCCCGGCCATCGAGCGCGAGTACATCACCACGGGCAAGGTCCGCTGGATCTTCCTCAACTTCCCGCTCACCCAGATCCACCCCAACGCCCTCGCGGCCTCGGAATTCGCCATGTGTGCCGCCAAGCTCGACAAGTTCTGGCCGGCGCACGACCTCCTCTTCACCTACCAGGGCAAGTGGGCGCCGCTCAAGGACCCGGTGCCGTTCCTGCTCTCCCTGGCCGACAGCGCCGCCATCCCCAGGGACGACATCCTCCCCTGCCTGCAGAACGGCGAGATGCGCGCGCTGGTCCAGGCGGAGGCGGAGGGGGCGGCCAAGTCGGGGGTGGAGAGCACGCCGACGGTGTACATCGAGGGGGCGGGCCTGCTCCGCGGCGCCATGCCGTTTGCGGTCTACAAGCAGGTGCTCGACTCGCTCTACACCGAGCGCGCCGGCACCCGCTAGGGCACGGGACCGCGCGGCCTAGAAACCGCCGCGCAGGGTCAGGAACACGTCGTACAGCGCGTGGGTCCAGGCGGCGATGCCGAAGCCCCGCGCCAGGAACAGCCCCGAGAGCAGCAGGCCGGCCACCAGCCGGAAGGTGAACGAGCGGAGTTCCAGCGTGTCGCCCAGCGGCCCGATGTAGTGGAAGGCCGAGAAGATCGCGGCGCCCACCACCGTGGCGAACACGCCGGCCACCCAGGGACGCCACCCGAAGCCCGCCAGCGCGAGCCGGGCCAGCAGCCCCACCAGCACCACCCGGAACAGCAGCTCCTCGTAGATGCCGGCGCCCAGCGACACCACCAGCTCCGTCGGCAGTCCCAGGTCCTTCCCCTGCACCAGCGCGAGGGCCGCCGGGCCGCGCAGCAGCAGCCCGGTGAGGAGGCTCGTGATCCCGCCGAAGCAGGCGGCGTACAGGGCGGATTCCGCGAACATGCCGAGGAACCAGCCCCCGGCCGGGGCGCCGCTCTTGCGCCAGTCGCGGATCACCAGGACCAGCCCCGTCCCCAGCACCACCGCGGCGAACAGCGTCAGCCCGTGCTGCCCGCCGAGCAGCAGGAAGAGGCTCTTGAGC
The Gemmatimonadota bacterium DNA segment above includes these coding regions:
- the dnaE gene encoding DNA polymerase III subunit alpha, with the translated sequence MAFVHLHTHSEYSLLDGANRIPELVQHVQSLGMDSLAVTDHGNMHCAWSFYEEAKAKGLRPILGFEAYLAFGPRTSMQKPSWAPAQYSHLVLLAHSRTGYRNLIKLSSIGYLEGFYRRPRIDKEVLAAHSEGITGLAACLSGEIALFLRQGNYEEAKKSAEWFARTFGDRHFWLEVQLHGIPEEQGVNEGMFRLGQELGLGVVATNDAHYLRREDAEAHDVLLAIGTGAELDDPKRFRFTGEESYVKSEAEMRTLFRDHPEALENTQAVANACEFSFEKKYYVPAFPRPEGLTEEALLETLATQGAATRYGTPLPPPVQERLAYELGVINKAGYAGYFLIVQDFIQAARDRGIPVGPGRGSAAGSLVAYGLGITNVDPLKFDLLFERFLNPERVSMPDIDVDFCFERRGEVIEYVRQRYGKASVGQIITFGTLKARAAVKDVARLLRIPPGDADKLTKLIPSGPAFALGVEEAMDKVKEFRELVETSPQYERCVQLASRIEGISRHASVHAAGVVIAPGPLADYVPVCTAPTKGAGQSAEGEDSIITQFEMGPLEKVGMLKMDMLGLKTLTVIHDAVAMVRERHGVALDMDTLDLEDAGVYKLLRQGRTAGVFQFESPLATETLRNMKCDRFDDLVASNALLRPGPLDTGMHLVFIKRKLGQEPVSYPHPSLKDVLEPTYGVITYQEQVMRIANVLAGFSLAEADVLRKAVGKKDAELIRKELGTFVERAVALGHPRKLAEDLAHQIETFGRYGFNKSHSVAYSVLSYQTAWLKTYYPAEFMAALLSSEIGSTDKVVQYINEARELGLEVLPPDVNESGFKFTVIGERRIRFGLGAVRNVGRGAIESIIAGRQAAPYTTLPDFAQRVDLRLCNKRVLESLIAAGAMDGMGGHRAQLTHALDEALREAQLLQQEKEAGQASLFGDAPEQAPRPTSGVLADLPAWTEQERLAREKEVIGFFISGHPLERFRAEVEVFGSRTTATLHEWSEHQVTLAAVITQAKRQISKKTGKEYARLILEDFHGTAEAIVFPDAWAKLNSVIKEDLAVLLTGGYSARDRGEDRAPFVIEAARPLEDLKGSGALGLALRWKLPEAPAPDLLQQAVALCTRHPGPVPLYIEWSDGNGERLRARSRRVRVTAEEELVSGLRRLLGPEAVAFVKAG
- a CDS encoding acetyl-CoA carboxylase carboxyltransferase subunit alpha translates to MASNYSLDFEKPLQELERQIEDLQKLGEERQIDVSEEARLLQVRLNTLRSEIYHNLSPIQRVQVARHPRRPYTLDYLSTIFTDFIELHGDRLFRDDPAIVGGWARLAGTSVMVIGHQKGRDTKENLKRNFGMAHPEGYRKALRLMKLAAKFGAPVVTLIDTPGAYPGLGAEERGQSEALARNILEMAALPTPIVAVVIGEGGSGGALALGTADRILMFENSVYSVISPEGCAAILWKDASQRERAADALKITAQDLLKSKLVDEIIPEPIGGAHLDPEATGEALREVLIRHVNELRKVRPEKLVRRRADKFAAMGAYSEA
- a CDS encoding methionine--tRNA ligase, with the translated sequence MARFFITTAIDYANGDPHMGHAFEKIGADAIARYRRLRGDEVWFLIGMDEHGQKVAQVAQDRGVSPQALTDEIAATFLATWRDLGISNDQFIRTTAAEHKAGVTDLIERIFARNPDDFYERRYRGRYCVGCEAFKTDADIVDGKCVLHPTRVLEDVEERNWFFRLSRYQGFLEDLLERNPDFVQPEIRRNEILGLLRQGLEDVSASRSRVTWGVPFPRPTTDGEAQTTYVWFDALPNYWTASRFSGSGASWPAQLHVVGKDITRFHCVIWPAMLHAAGEALPDRVWAHGFIYFGGDRLSKSAGVRLDLRDAITRHGPDALRYFLLREVGFANDGSFTWERFDERYTSDLADGLGNLASRTLAMIEKYRGGRVPAGESTSLDAAGAEAVAQYRAAMDALDLRGGAEAAWELVTAANQYIVQTAPWALAKQGKDGELDDALHALAGCLLRLAVLVFPFMPAKAGELWGYLGQSASPAASWAQAEAPQGVGAQVRKPEGLFPRPAPTTP
- a CDS encoding M23 family metallopeptidase, with product MLKAATGIATVVALLALLLGYGAVSRSVDLRRSAELERQNAALAEELTHLHGELSTLSDTLRTIAERDARIRLLANLEPNDPGVQLAGIGGPRGRDSAGKWQDRYGTLGRRAAEVRVDLGALIRRANLLAASFDEASDSLAHHRDRLAAMPSIMPTAGWLSSAFTSMREHPILHIARPHEGIDVTAPMGAPIQAPAGGTVVSAGWVSGYGNVIEVDHGYGIVTRFAHCSKLLAQRGQRVKRNQVIAEVGNTGLATGPHLHYEVHVNGKPVDPLRYVLPDVVVD
- a CDS encoding ABC transporter permease, whose amino-acid sequence is MGATALALLRAYRRTALLLAAALAVALGAGLPVALARGRLVVDPSRAPLEGLAWNSPVTPPNALRQQAVDGLFGALFGAAGLVVGVAALALIALAAARMAQREREVAVRRAVGASRRMLLGGFLLEGAAIAAVGVAVGLPPGVLLARRLVAAWPEQTVAGGFLPAAVFAAVPLALIVLGALFPLFFARRPEITEPADSGIALRIPSLLLGLSLATLATGLLLTRHMRSLMARGGTDAPETRVYRLTMTSGDLARRGAALDSVLTRLAATPGVTAPSLVQPGALFGLAAASIARADCGPCWPHRFRPRPAAHYYVSADSFDAMGVRLVEGRAFTAADRYAAEPVAIVNAAFAREQFLGSALGKAVMVGDDRDRWYRVIGVADDPPPRGLGARQRPDYAVYLSILQHPPQAVDLVVPDAAGLDDAIRAALAPIPGLQLAGAAQPVAALLAAEQAPLRWFGPVFSGLGVAMLLLATVGTFALIRLWVLSLSGEIAVWRAVGARRRRVLALLLRRAAGAGLGGVLLGAWLGPLFWEAFRLWLPGLGGWEAGLLLPVATLLLGVAVLGAFLPARELLSQPPVALFGVHED